TAATCCGAACAATGCCCAAAGTTGTGATTGCAATGGTGGCAGGATATGCAATTGGAGGCGGTCATGTTTTACATTTAATTTGTGATTTAACCTTAGCAGCAGATAATGCGGTTTTTGGTCAAACGGGGCCGAAAGTGGGAAGTTTTGATGGGGGATTTGGAGCGAGTTATTTAGCCCGAATTGTCGGTCAAAAGAAAGCACGAGAAATCTGGTATTTGTGTCGTCAATATGATGCTCAACAAGCCCTAGATATGGGGTTAGTTAATTGTGTCGTTCCCGTAGAACAATTAGAATCTGAAGGGATTCAATGGGCTCAGGAAATTTTGGAGAAAAGTCCCATTGCCATTCGTTGTTTAAAATCTGCCTTTAATGCTGATTGTGATGGTCAGGCGGGTTTACAGGAATTAGCGGGAAATGCCACCTTACTGTATTACATGACGGAGGAAGGAACTGAAGGCAAACAAGCCTTCTTGGAGAAACGGCCACCCAATTTCCGCCAATATCCTTGGCTTCCCTAGGGAAAAGATAATCTGTGGGGGGACGAAAAACACTTCGCCCCCAAAATGTCTGGACTAAGCTAACAAGGACTTTGCCTCTTCTGGCTCATGAACTCGATGGGACTCTAAGGGAATAACATCGCGTAACCGAGGTGTTTCCGGTTGTAACTGAATCAAGGTTTCTAAAGTTTCCCAGGATGGAGCAAAGGCGGGGATCGCTAACTGACAAGACTTCCACCCGCCTTTAACTGAAACTTGAAGCAACTGACAGTGCCCCCCACGATGACCTTCGGGTGTGTAACGTTGGCAATGCCGACAGACTGAGATCAAGTTTGCAGACTCCATTTGTAATTCCCCAAGAAGATTATCTATTTATAATTGTCGGGGATCAGCAAATCCGGGTTTTTTATCGGCAAACTTAGATTCTGTCTGCGTTTGAGTTCGATTTTTAGGGGGTTTAAATTTAATACTTCTTTTATGTTTTGTTTAAAATTAGACACACAATAAATCCAAAATATTAAGAATTGTAAATTTCCTAGAGCGTGCCTGAAACAGGATAAAATGAATGGGGATCAAGGTAAAATTCGGTGGAAGGAATTAATAACTCCGTATAAATCCCGTTGAAACCTAATTGTAAACTACCTAAAGATAGAGTTTCATAGAGGAACTTAGGTTTCAGTTCCAGAGCCTTCTAAAGTTTTCATGGCACAAAGACAACAAACTGACCAGCGAGTCAATTCCCCTGGAGGAGTTGGACAGTGACATTGAGGACAGAGGGGGATATGTTGCGATCGCTGTTGAATAATATTGGCCCAACGTTGAAAAGCGGTTAACGGCGTAGTAGAAGCATGAGGATGAGAATGAATCAAAGGTTCGGTGGGGGTTGGAGGCAAATTAACCCGACTTGGATGATCCTGCCAAAGTTGAGAGAATTCATCTGAGGTTGAACCCAGAGAACGGTGTTGCTCCCCATGACATTGATATCGCCATTGCGCTGTAGAAAACCGGATATCTTCAACGGGAAATAATAGTTTTTGATTTAAGCGATACAGCAGTTGAATTCGTTTTAAAGTCAACTCT
The sequence above is a segment of the Planktothrix tepida PCC 9214 genome. Coding sequences within it:
- the menB gene encoding 1,4-dihydroxy-2-naphthoyl-CoA synthase: MSVAWQIAKTYEDILYHKAGGIAKITINRPEKRNAFRPKTVFELYDAFCDAREDINIGVVLFTGSGPHTDGKYAFCSGGDQSVRGDAGYIDDIGIPRLNVLDLQRLIRTMPKVVIAMVAGYAIGGGHVLHLICDLTLAADNAVFGQTGPKVGSFDGGFGASYLARIVGQKKAREIWYLCRQYDAQQALDMGLVNCVVPVEQLESEGIQWAQEILEKSPIAIRCLKSAFNADCDGQAGLQELAGNATLLYYMTEEGTEGKQAFLEKRPPNFRQYPWLP
- a CDS encoding DciA family protein codes for the protein MQSLHQVLSLLQSQILTPEQQQFQELCAYWPEIVGTVARLHSRAVSWHRGVLNVATSSATWSQELTLKRIQLLYRLNQKLLFPVEDIRFSTAQWRYQCHGEQHRSLGSTSDEFSQLWQDHPSRVNLPPTPTEPLIHSHPHASTTPLTAFQRWANIIQQRSQHIPLCPQCHCPTPPGELTRWSVCCLCAMKTLEGSGTET